From Candidatus Methylomirabilota bacterium, one genomic window encodes:
- the groES gene encoding co-chaperone GroES, whose protein sequence is MRVKPLHDRILVKRLEEKEVKKGGIIIPDTAKEKPQEGEVIAVGPGKIGDDGKRQPMDVKAGDKILFGKYSGSEVKLNDEELLIMREEDVLCILQ, encoded by the coding sequence GTGAGGGTGAAGCCACTGCACGACCGAATCCTGGTGAAGCGCCTGGAAGAGAAAGAAGTCAAGAAGGGCGGGATCATTATTCCCGATACAGCGAAAGAGAAGCCTCAAGAAGGCGAGGTCATTGCCGTTGGCCCCGGCAAGATCGGCGATGATGGGAAAAGACAGCCGATGGATGTGAAGGCCGGCGACAAGATCCTCTTCGGTAAATATTCCGGCTCGGAGGTGAAGCTTAACGACGAGGAACTGCTGATCATGCGGGAGGAAGACGTTCTCTGCATCCTGCAATAG
- the groL gene encoding chaperonin GroEL (60 kDa chaperone family; promotes refolding of misfolded polypeptides especially under stressful conditions; forms two stacked rings of heptamers to form a barrel-shaped 14mer; ends can be capped by GroES; misfolded proteins enter the barrel where they are refolded when GroES binds) produces the protein MPAKQLLFDEEARRKIQKGVDLLATAVKVTLGPKGRNVVLDKKFGAPNITKDGVTVAKEIELEDNFENMGAQMVKEVASKTSDVAGDGTTTATVLAQSIFREGIRNVTAGANPMALKRGIEKAVEGIVEELKKISKPTKGKKEISQVATISANNDKTIGELIADAMEKVGKDGVITVEEAKSMETTLEVVEGMQFDRGYTSPYFVTDPERMEGVLENPLILIHEKKISNLKDLLPVLEQIAKMGKPLLVIAEEVEGEALATLVVNKLRGTLSCAAVKAPGFGDRRKEMLKDIAVLTGGEVISEELGIKLENIRLDDLGKAKKVVIDKENTTIIEGAGAQKEIEGRIKQIRAQVEESTSDYDKEKLQERLAKLAGGVAVVKVGAATEIAMKEKKARVEDALNATRAAVEEGIIPGGGVALLRASRVIEKLKLEGDEKVGGDIVRRALEEPIRQIAENAGVEGSIVVQKVRENNGSYGFNAETETYEDLMVAGIIDPTKVARIALQNASSIASLMITTEALVTEVPEKEKTPPMPPGGHGGMGDMY, from the coding sequence ATGCCAGCGAAGCAATTGCTGTTTGATGAGGAGGCAAGGCGAAAGATTCAAAAGGGTGTCGACCTCCTTGCCACCGCTGTGAAGGTAACCCTGGGTCCCAAGGGGCGCAATGTGGTACTCGACAAGAAGTTCGGTGCTCCGAATATCACGAAGGACGGGGTCACGGTGGCCAAGGAGATCGAGCTTGAAGATAACTTTGAGAATATGGGCGCCCAGATGGTGAAGGAGGTCGCAAGCAAGACCTCCGATGTGGCCGGAGACGGCACCACCACCGCCACCGTATTGGCTCAGTCGATCTTCCGGGAGGGGATCAGGAACGTGACGGCCGGCGCGAACCCGATGGCGTTGAAGCGGGGGATCGAGAAGGCCGTTGAGGGCATCGTGGAAGAGCTCAAGAAAATCTCCAAGCCGACCAAGGGGAAGAAAGAGATCTCCCAGGTTGCCACCATTTCCGCGAATAACGACAAAACAATCGGCGAGCTTATCGCCGATGCCATGGAGAAGGTCGGCAAAGACGGGGTCATCACCGTTGAGGAAGCCAAGAGCATGGAAACGACCCTCGAGGTGGTTGAAGGGATGCAGTTTGACCGAGGTTACACGTCACCCTACTTTGTGACCGATCCTGAGCGGATGGAGGGAGTTCTGGAGAACCCCCTGATCCTGATCCACGAAAAGAAGATCAGCAATCTGAAGGATCTTCTGCCTGTGCTTGAGCAGATTGCCAAGATGGGTAAGCCGCTGCTGGTGATTGCTGAGGAGGTTGAGGGCGAAGCGCTGGCCACCCTGGTGGTCAACAAGCTGCGCGGGACCCTGAGCTGCGCGGCGGTCAAGGCTCCCGGTTTTGGCGATCGGCGTAAGGAGATGCTGAAGGATATCGCGGTGCTCACCGGCGGCGAGGTGATCTCTGAGGAGCTGGGGATCAAGCTGGAGAATATCCGACTGGACGACCTGGGCAAGGCGAAGAAGGTAGTCATTGACAAGGAGAATACCACTATCATCGAAGGGGCCGGCGCTCAGAAGGAGATCGAGGGCCGCATCAAGCAGATCCGGGCCCAGGTCGAGGAGTCGACCTCGGACTACGATAAGGAGAAACTGCAGGAGCGGCTGGCCAAGCTCGCCGGCGGCGTGGCGGTCGTCAAGGTTGGAGCGGCCACCGAGATCGCCATGAAAGAGAAGAAGGCCCGCGTTGAGGATGCGCTGAACGCGACTCGCGCGGCCGTCGAAGAGGGAATCATTCCGGGCGGCGGCGTCGCCCTCCTTCGGGCGTCGAGAGTCATCGAAAAGTTGAAGCTCGAAGGCGACGAAAAGGTCGGCGGCGACATCGTTCGACGGGCACTGGAGGAGCCGATCCGCCAGATCGCAGAAAATGCAGGGGTTGAGGGCTCGATTGTTGTCCAGAAGGTCCGAGAGAATAACGGTTCGTACGGCTTTAACGCCGAGACGGAGACGTACGAAGATTTGATGGTGGCCGGGATCATCGACCCAACCAAGGTCGCTCGGATCGCACTGCAGAATGCGTCGAGCATCGCGTCGCTGATGATCACTACCGAGGCGCTGGTGACCGAGGTTCCGGAAAAGGAGAAGACGCCGCCGATGCCGCCAGGTGGCCACGGCGGGATGGGCGACATGTACTAA